CGCCTGGGCCACCACGACCGGCCCACCGCCGACGAGGAAAATCCATCGCTGGCCTGGCTCTTCAAGGAGCTGTGGCACAGCATTGTGGAAAAGCATAGCCTGCGCGCCTTCGGTATTATTTTCGGCAGCTACCTGGCTGGCTCGCTCTTCGCCAATGCGTATTCGTTTCACCTCATCCGCAACCTGCACTGGGCATATACCGAGGTGTCCATCCTGCAAGGAAGCTGGGGTAGCCTGGCTGCGTTTGTGGTGCTGCTAGGCGGCGGTGTGCTAGTGGACCGCCTGGGTACCAGCCGCTTGCAGCGCTGGGTGCTGATAGGTCTGGCGGGGTTTCTATTGCTGTTTTGCTGCCTGTCGCCGTTTTGGGTGCATAAAGCCCTCAGCTTTTCGGGATTGGTCGTGCTCAACCTAGCCGACCCGCTGCTGAGCGTGGCCGCCATGCCGCTGCTCATGGCCTATTGCCGCCCCAAAATCGAGGGCTCGCAGTTCACGACCTACATGGCGCTGGTCAACCTCTGCACCGTGAGCGCGAGCTACCTCAACGGCTGGCTGCTCGAAATCACGACTGCGCCCATCATCGGCCTGGGCTGCGGCGGGCTGCTACTGGGGCTGCTGGCCGCCCTGCACCGCTACCGCCCCACGCCCGAACGAGCGCTGGCGGGGGCGTAAGTACGAAAGTCGGGTGCGAAACTTGCTTCCGCCCGTCGTTGAACAGTTCGCGGCGATTTTGCTTAATAACGAGCGGGGGCAAGCCCCGGACCCTACTCCTGCCGGCCCGCGCCGCCGGGCTTTTTGCCGCCGCCGTCCTGCTTATTAACAGTGGCCCAGGCGCGGGCTTCGGCCTCCTCCGCGGGCACGCCCAGCTTCTCGTAGCCTTCCTCAATGTGTTCGACCTGGCGCTTTTGTTTGTCGGTGTACTTCAATTTATCTCCCTGGGGCATAGTTGTGGAATGAAAAAAGGGTGGAAAAACGCCGGCCGCCGGCCGCGGGTAGTTCTGGCTTTTATACGCTGGGGCTTTAGCGCACGTTAACGTCGAGTTTAAGCTAATGGGATAGGGGCCGTACCTTCGGGCTTATCCCCTCACGCTGCCCTCATGCGCCACGTCGCCGATATTCCTTATCCCCAAGTTAAAATCACGTTGCTGGCCTGGAATGGCAAGTACCTGCTCAAGCTGGAGCAGGGCCCCCTCGAACAAACATACAAAGTGGCCGACTTGGATTTGAGCGGTAGCGCACCGCCCGATGTCGAGATTCGTCAGTTGCTGGATGACGAGTTTCTGGCCGCTGCCGTGGCCCGCTTCCAACTCATGCGCGACGACTTGCGCGCCGCCGCCGCCCGCCACGACCTACGCTGAGTTTCACTTCCCTACCCCTCTTCTTTCGCCCGATGCTAAAAACCTGCTTCTTCTTGCTGCTGAGCTTCTGGCCGGCTTTCGCTTTTGCCCAAACCGACCTTTACCTGATAAAAGATGGCCAGCTGCCCTACGCGGGCCGCACGCAATATAGCGTTAATGTGGTGGTGGAAGGTAAGGTGAGCGACACCCGCGACTTCTTTCAAAGCTTCATGAAGGACGCCTACCACGCTTCTTTCAGAAGCAGCCTGGTGAGCCTGCTAAACCTGAAAAATAATAGCAGCAACGGCTTATTGACTGCTAAGCAGGTGTCGGGCATCGGTATTTCGAGCCGGCCCGTGGACCTGTACGCCGCCTTCACCATGCTCACCGACTCTACGACGGAAGTGGCCATGTTTGGGGGTTTTGGGGAAAAGACGTTTATCTCGCCGGACCTCACCTCGTCGGAATACAAGAAGATGCGGGCGGTGCTGGAAAAGTACGCGCCCGCCGCCCGCACGTATTATTACCGCCGCCAGGTGGCCGAAGCGGAGGCCAAAGTAGCGGCCATCGACAAGGAAAAGGAAAAGCTGAATAAGGCCATGCAAACTACCCGCGATAACACGGCCGCCAACCTCAAACGCATCGAGGAGCTGCTGGGCCAAAACAAGACCAACGCCCAGAAACTGAGCCAGGATAGCACGCAGCTCGTGGGCAATGCCCAACTGCGCGAAGTGGGCCAGGCCGAAGTGGAACGTCGCCGCGAGCGCTTGTCGGGCGTAGAGAAGAAATAACCCACTCGCCCCGCCGCCGCCATGAGCCCATCCGATGCCCATTCGTCCCTCGCCGCCCTGCGCCAGCTCCAGGAGCTGCTGGACGCGGGCACCATTACCCCGCCCGAGTTTGAAGCGCTGAAGCGCCAGCTCATCTTCGGGGCCGAGCCGCCCGCGTCGCCCACCGCCATCCCTACCCCCCCCGCGCCGCCCGAAGCCGCCCTACCCTCCCCCGAGCCGGCCGCCCTGGCCGATGATGCACAGCTGCTGGCCGCGCTCAGCAGCCCCGCGCCCGACTGGCTGGCCGCCGCCGCGCCCAGCCTGCTGGCCTACGAGGATGCGCCTACCCCCCCGCCGTCCGCCGAGCGCCGCAACCCGCTCAATATTATCTTTATCGTGGGCGGTATTCTAGTGCTGTTCGGCCTCGTGGCCTACCTCACCCTGGAGCGCCAGCCGCCCAGCGAGCACCTGACCAGCGCCAGCCAGACCGCCGCTGATTCCACCGCCGTGGTGCCCGAAGTAGGCCCCCAGGCCGAGCAAATTACCCTACCCCCCACCGCTGCCCCCGAGACTGTGCGCGTGGCCCCGGTGGTGCGTGCGGTCGCGCCGGTAGTTCAAGCGCCCAGCGTAGCCGACTCGGTGGTGGCTGCGCCGGCCGTCGCGCCGGTTCGTCCGGCTCCGGCAGTTTCCGTTAAGTCGGCCGTTGCGCCCGCGCCGACAGTTAAGGCTGCGCCGGTTGCGGTGCCAGCTGCCGTTGATTCTGCTGGCCGGCCGTAGGTGAGCGTTTCAACAGACGCGAAGATGGGCGGATACAGGAGAAGGACTAACAATAATGAATCCCTAGTCTCTATCAACCTATCATGGAACAACTCTTCCCATTCCTCCTGGCGCTCAGCAGCGCATTTACAACTGCTGCTCAGACCCCGACAATACAATACCCTCGACTAAGTAAGACTTTAGATAGCCTAGCTTATGTGGACCAGTGGCCGATGCAGCAGATGTTTAAGCAGCTACCCGATAGTGTCGGTCGTAATCTGGAAGACGTAGAAAAGCGCAATTTTGCCAGTCACCAGCCGCTGCTGGAAAAGATTGTCAAACAGTACGGCTACCCTGGATTTAAGCAAGTCGGTAAGAAAAGCTCCGATAATTTCTGGCTCTTAGTACAGCACGCCGACGCATACCCTGAGTTTCAGCGCCAAGTGCTCAAACTAATGCGCGCTGAAGTAAAGCGCAAAAACGCCAACCCCATCTTCTATGCGTACTTAACTGACCGAGTGGCTGTCAATGCTAACCAGCCGGAAGAATACGGCACCCAAGTAAAATATGAGGGCCCTGGTCTCGGCAAAGCGGTTCCAAAGTCATTGCGAGACCCCCAAAACGTGAATAGGCGTCGTGCCGCAATTGGGATGGAGTCGCTGGAGAGCTATTTGGATAGCTCAACTAAGCTGCATATACAGATGAACACGCTACATCCTTCCACTAACTAAACGCCGAATTATCAATTATCCTCAATAGAAAACCCCGCTGGCAATACGCCAGCGGGGTTTTCTATTCTAAAGCAAACTAAATCAAAACCTACGACCCAATGGCCACGCGCTTGAACGACTCTACCGTCATGCCCTTCGACGTTTTGTCGAGCAATTGGGCGATGGTCATGGAGTTATCCTTCACGAATTCCTGGTTCAGCAGGGTGTTGTCCTTGTAGAACTTGTTGAGCTTGCCTTGGGCGATTTTCTCCAGCATGGCTTCGGGCTTGCCTTCGGCACGTGCCTGCTCCTTGCCGATTTCGATTTCGCGCTCCACGGTGCCGGCGTCCACGCCGTCTTTGTCCACGGCTACGGGCTTCATGGCCACGATTTGCATGGCTACGTCGCGGCCTACGGCGGCGGTGTCGGCCGTACCCACGTTCTTCAGGCCCACGAGCACACCCTTTTTGTTATCCGAGTGGATGTACGAAGCCACTTTCTCGGCGTGCAGGATGGCGTAGGTCAGGTCGAGCTTCTCGCCGATTTTGCCGGTCAGCTCCGTGATGTGCTCCTGCACCGTGCGGCCATCCGACTCCTTGGCGGCCAGCAGGTCCTCCTTGGTTTCGGCTTTGGTAGCCACGGCGGCGTACAGAATCTGCTGCACCAAATTGCGGAAGTCAGCCACTTTGGCTACCGACTCGGTTTCGCAAGCCAGGGCTACGAGGCGGCCGGTTTTGGCGTCGTCGCTCACGCTAACCATCACCAAGCCTTCCGATGTGGCGTTGTCGGCGCGCTTATCGGCAATTTTCTGGCCCTGCTTGCGCAAAATATCTCGGGCAGCTTCAAAGTCGCCGTCGGCTTCGGTCAGAGCTTTTTTGCAATCCATCATGCCCGCGCCAGTCATGGTGCGGAGCTTATTTACGTCTGCGGCGGTGATAGCGGCCATAGTAGTAGCGTGGACTCTGCGAGTCCGCGAGTTGGTGGGTGAAAAAAATCTTTTGCGTAACGCACGCGCGAACTCGCAGAGTCCACGCTACAAGTGAAAAAGGGAACGGCCAAGCACTTGCCCCGGCCGTTCCCTTTTTGCGTTAAGCTTTAAAAAGCGGCTTAGGCCTCGTTGTCAGCTTCGGTTTTCTCCGCGATGGCGGCCTCATCGGCCTCCTTGCGGTCAGCATCCTCTTTGTCCACCTTGCGCTCCGACAAGCCATCTTCGATAGCCTTGCCCATCACGCCCACGATGAGCTGAATAGACTTCGAGGCGTCATCGTTGGCCGGAATCGGGAATTGCACAAGGTCGGGATTCGAGTTGGTATCGCAGATGGCAAACACCGGGATGCCCAGCTTCTGCGCCTCTTTTACGGCAATATGCTCGCGCTTCACGTCCACCACGAATAAGGCGGCGGGTAAGCGGCTCAGTTCGGAGATGCCACCCATCACGCGCTCCAGCTTGTCGCGCTCACGCGACATCATCAGCTTCTCGCGCTTAGCCAGGGCGGCGTAGGCGGTGTTTTCTTTCACCATCTTGTCGATAGTGCTCATCTTCTTGAGGCTCTTGCGGATGGTGGCGAAGTTCGTCAGCATTCCACCCAGCCAGCGGTCGGTCACGTAAGGCATCTTGAGGCGCTGGGCCTCCGTCTGCACGATTTCCTGCGCCTGCTTCTTGGTGGCGACGAACATGACTTTGCGGCCGCTCTTCGCAATGTTGCGAATTGCATTGGCAGCGTAATCTAGCGAAGCCAGCGTCTTGTTGAGGTCAATGATATGGATGCCGTTCTTCTCCATGAAGATGTACGGTGCCATTTTCGGGTCCCACTTGCGCGTAAGGTGGCCAAAGTGGGCACCCGCGTCAAGCAGCTCTTTATAAGTGGTGTTCTGAGCCATGATACTACGACGATTAAACGATTAGCGCTTAGAGAACTGGAACGAACGGCGCGCCTTGCGCTTGCCGAACTTCTTCCGCTCCACCATGCGGGGGTCGCGGGTCATAAAGCCTTCCTTACGTAGGGCCGGCTTCACTTCCGCGTTGTCGCTGACAAGGGCTTTCGAGATAGCGAGGCGGATGGCCTCAGCCTGGCCAGCGATGCCGCCGCCACTCACGTTCACCTTAATGTCGTACTGGCCCACCTGCTCCAGGGTAGCCAGCGGCTGGTTCACGATGTTCTCCAACAGCTCGTTGGCGAAGTAGGACTTCATGTCCCGGTCATTGATAGTGATATTCCCTTGCCCGGCCTGCATGTAGATGCGGGCCACCGAGGTTTTTCTTCTACCAGAAGTGTTAGTAGTTGCCATTAGTGGTGAAATGCGGTAAGCTTCAGCTTGCCGTCGGTAAAAAATTAAAAATGCACGGCAAGTTAAAGTCTGCCGCACAGGTACTTACAAATTCTTGAGTTCGTAAGGCTGAGGCTGCTGCGCCTCGTGCGGGTGCTCGGTGCCAGCGTATACGTACATGTTGCGGTACTGAGCTGCGCCCAGGCGATTGCCTTGCAGCATGCCTTTTACGGCGTGCTCAATGGCTTTGCGCGAGTCGCGGTTCATCTGCTCACGCAGAGTGCGCTGCTTCTGCCCGCCGGGGTAGCCCGAGTGGCGGATGTACAGCTTCTCGTCCATTTTCTTGCCCGTTACGTGCAACTTGTCGGCATTGATAACAATCACGTTATCACCACAGTCGGAGTTGGGGGTGAATGAAGGCTTATGCTTGCCGCGCAGCAAGTTGGCGATTTGGCTGCACACGCGACCCAGCGGGGCCACGCTGGCGTCTACGATGACCCAGTTTTTCTGGGCGTTGGCCTTGTTGACGTGGGTCGTCTTGAAGCTCAGGTGGTCCATGAGGAATGGTAAAAATTACCGGCTAAACAATTGACAATAACCCCCAACCCGTTCGGGGTTGGGGAAAAACGGACACAAAGGTACTATTTTTTTGACGTAATACCAAGCGCGATTACAGATATTGGCCGATTGAGTAAAGTACCCACCAAATCAATGCTAAGATTCCATAGATGAGAAACATCATCGGAATGCTTTTTATTCTATCCTTGGAACGCTGCCAAAACCCCCTAATTCTGTTTAAGCCTACTGGTACTGCCGCAAAGTCTCCACCAGTACCCGGAAATCCTTGGGGTAGGGAGCATCTATGCGAATGGCCGCGCCATCGAGGCCCGTAAAGCCTAACTCTTTGGCGTGCAGCGCAAAACGCTTGATGAAAGGTTGCTCGGTTTCCCCCTCTTTGAGATTGAATTTCTTCTTGAGCGAGGACAGGAAGAAGTCCTCGCCGCCGTAGAGAGTGTCGCCAATGATGGGCGTCTGCACATAGGCTAGGTGCAGGCGAATCTGGTGCATCCGGCCGGTCACGGGCTCGGCCTGCACGAGGGCGTGGCGGGCGTAGGTTTCGAGGGTCGTAAAGCGCGTTTCGGCCGGCTTGCCCTTGAAGGCCAGGCGGGCTTTGCCGCTCTTGGTGGTTTCAATATTGCGCTCTACCACAAACTGTTCCAGCGGCGGCGCGCCCCAAGTTACGGCGTGGTACACCTTATTTATCTCGCGGTTCTCGAACTGCATCGAGATGTGGCGGTAGGCTTCGGGGTGCTTGGCCAGCACCAGCGCGCCGCTGGTGTCGCGGTCGAGGCGGTGGCCTACCTGGGCATCGTCGGCGTACTCGCGGGCCAGGCGCAGCAGGCTGGGAGCCACGCCAATGCGCTCGTCGAGGGTAGCCAAAAAAGGTGGCTTGTTGACAACGATATAATCGTCGTTCTCAAACAGAATCAGGTCTTGGAATTTGGGAGGCTTCATGCGGGGCACGAAGGTACGAGGGGGGTAGGGAGTATAAGGTAAGCTTCCGCTTGCCGAATGGGAGGTGCGGCAAGCGGAAGCTTACCCTCGCCTCTCCCGGTAAGCGGAAGCTTACCGCACGTGCTCATGGCCTTTCAATTCTTTAGGCTTGGCTAACTTGAATTCCAGCGTCGTACCCTCGTTCAGCACGCTCTTAATATGGATAGCCGACTTGTGGGCCTCTACAATGTGCTTGCTAATGGCCAGGCCCAGGCCCGAGCCGCCCGCTGAGCGCGAGCGGCTCTTATCGACGCGGTAGAAGCGCTCGAAAATGCGCGCCTGGTGCTCGGGCGCAATGCCGGGGCCGTCGTCGCGCACGGCCACGCGCACGCCATTGCGACCCGGCGTGAGCGACACAATCACGTGGCCATCGCGTTCACGGCCATACTTTATTGCGTTGTCAATCAAATTGATAAGTACCTGCCGAATGCGGTTGCGGTCGGCGATGACGGGTAGGGCACGCTCGGCCAGGTGCGGCGGAAATAGCTCCAGCGTGGTGCCGCGCCGCTGGGCCTGCTGCTCCAGCAGCTCAAACAGCTCGTGCACCAGGGCCACGAGGTCGAAACGCTGGCGGCGCATTCGAATGACGCCTTTTTCGAGCTGCGAAATCGTTACCAGGTCCTGCACCAGCGCATCTAGCGCGTCGAGGCTGGCGGCCGCGCGCTGCAAAAACCGGCGGCGGGTAGCGGGCTCCATGCCATTTGCCGGGTCGGCCTCCTCCGCGTCCAGAATAGTGTGTACGAAGCCTTGAGCAGCAAAAAGCGGCGTTTTCAACTCATGCGACACGTCGGCCAGAAACTCGCGGCGCAGGGCTTGCAGGCGCATCAGCTCGTCCAGCTCCTGCTGGCGGCGCTCGGCCATCTGCACTATCTCATCGCCGATGCGCTGAAGTGGTTCGGGCCTGAATAAAAACTTGTTGCTCAGCTTTTTAAATTCCTTGCGCTTGATGTGCTCCAAGCGCGAGTAAAGGCCGTTTATTTCCCGGAAGATGAGCGCCTCGAACGCCAAATACACCAGTAAAAAGCAGGCCGCCACCGTGATGCCCGCCACCAGAAACGCTTGGTGCGTGGGCAGGGTAAGCACCACGTAGGCAAATGTGGTGAGCACCCCCGCCACCAGCAGCGCGATGAGAACGGCGATGGTGCGGGAAGAGAGGTTCATGGGAAAAACGCGCAATACCAGGTCAATGAGCAACAAAAGAACGTCATGCTGAGCTTGCCGAAGCATCTCTGCCGCGTAAGTAATCCCAGCGTCTGAGATTAGCTACGCGGTAGAGATGCTTCAACAAGCTCAGCATGACGACTCTGTTTGTCGGAGAAGCTTAATCGGCATTAAACTTATAGCCTACCCCCTTGATGGTCTGGATGTGGTGGTCGCCCACCTTTTCCCGCACCTTGCGCACGTGCACATCCACGGTGCGGGCCAGCACGAACACGTCGTTGCCCCAGATATTCTGTAATAGCTCGTCGCGGCTGAACACCTTGTGCGGCGCGGCGGCCAGAAAGGCCAGCAACTCAAACTCCTTCTTGGGCAGCGTGATTTTACGACCTTCCTGGTACACGGCAAAGGCCGTGCGGTCGATGCGCAGGCCATTGATGTCGATGGCTACTACCCCCGCGTGGGGGTCCTGGTCGCGGCGCACTACGGCCGCTAGCCGGCTCAGCAATGCTCTGGGCTTAATGGGCTTAGCCAGAAAATCATCGGCCCCGGCCTCGAACGCAGCCACTTCGGAAAACTCCTCAGCGCGGGCCGTGAGAAAGAGAATGTAGGTGTCCTTGAACTTAGGCTGCTCGCGCAGCAGGCGGCAGGTAGCGATGCCGTCGAGATGGGGCATCATCACGTCGAGCAGGATAATGTCGGGGTTGAATTCCTGCGCTACGGTCAGGGCCTGACGGCCGTCGCCGGCCGAGGCAGTGGCGTAGCCTTCCTTCTTGAGGTTGAATTCCAACAACTCCACGATGTCGGGGTCGTCGTCCACTACCAGAATTTTGTAAGGAGCAGCTTTGGCGGGAGTGGCCACGGCGGGTAGGGCG
The genomic region above belongs to Hymenobacter psoromatis and contains:
- a CDS encoding MFS transporter; translated protein: MKHLVLRDSARLRYATFFYLYVMQGIPAGFALTAMYNYLIGHGLSAAAVGSFAAIVGLPWTFQFVWGPLIDKYQYSIIGHRKQWVVLTQLVAMLASLSLLLVHDPVRQLSLLGLVFFVHSVFASIQDASVDAIAISLVPVAERGRVNAFMRGGFLLGSAAGGAGLAYVLGHGGFGRAALTQSLVLLAFTVLTFFVKLERTDRLLPRLGHHDRPTADEENPSLAWLFKELWHSIVEKHSLRAFGIIFGSYLAGSLFANAYSFHLIRNLHWAYTEVSILQGSWGSLAAFVVLLGGGVLVDRLGTSRLQRWVLIGLAGFLLLFCCLSPFWVHKALSFSGLVVLNLADPLLSVAAMPLLMAYCRPKIEGSQFTTYMALVNLCTVSASYLNGWLLEITTAPIIGLGCGGLLLGLLAALHRYRPTPERALAGA
- a CDS encoding SHOCT domain-containing protein; translated protein: MSPSDAHSSLAALRQLQELLDAGTITPPEFEALKRQLIFGAEPPASPTAIPTPPAPPEAALPSPEPAALADDAQLLAALSSPAPDWLAAAAPSLLAYEDAPTPPPSAERRNPLNIIFIVGGILVLFGLVAYLTLERQPPSEHLTSASQTAADSTAVVPEVGPQAEQITLPPTAAPETVRVAPVVRAVAPVVQAPSVADSVVAAPAVAPVRPAPAVSVKSAVAPAPTVKAAPVAVPAAVDSAGRP
- a CDS encoding DUF6624 domain-containing protein is translated as MEQLFPFLLALSSAFTTAAQTPTIQYPRLSKTLDSLAYVDQWPMQQMFKQLPDSVGRNLEDVEKRNFASHQPLLEKIVKQYGYPGFKQVGKKSSDNFWLLVQHADAYPEFQRQVLKLMRAEVKRKNANPIFYAYLTDRVAVNANQPEEYGTQVKYEGPGLGKAVPKSLRDPQNVNRRRAAIGMESLESYLDSSTKLHIQMNTLHPSTN
- the tsf gene encoding translation elongation factor Ts; translated protein: MAAITAADVNKLRTMTGAGMMDCKKALTEADGDFEAARDILRKQGQKIADKRADNATSEGLVMVSVSDDAKTGRLVALACETESVAKVADFRNLVQQILYAAVATKAETKEDLLAAKESDGRTVQEHITELTGKIGEKLDLTYAILHAEKVASYIHSDNKKGVLVGLKNVGTADTAAVGRDVAMQIVAMKPVAVDKDGVDAGTVEREIEIGKEQARAEGKPEAMLEKIAQGKLNKFYKDNTLLNQEFVKDNSMTIAQLLDKTSKGMTVESFKRVAIGS
- the rpsB gene encoding 30S ribosomal protein S2; this translates as MAQNTTYKELLDAGAHFGHLTRKWDPKMAPYIFMEKNGIHIIDLNKTLASLDYAANAIRNIAKSGRKVMFVATKKQAQEIVQTEAQRLKMPYVTDRWLGGMLTNFATIRKSLKKMSTIDKMVKENTAYAALAKREKLMMSRERDKLERVMGGISELSRLPAALFVVDVKREHIAVKEAQKLGIPVFAICDTNSNPDLVQFPIPANDDASKSIQLIVGVMGKAIEDGLSERKVDKEDADRKEADEAAIAEKTEADNEA
- the rpsI gene encoding 30S ribosomal protein S9; translated protein: MATTNTSGRRKTSVARIYMQAGQGNITINDRDMKSYFANELLENIVNQPLATLEQVGQYDIKVNVSGGGIAGQAEAIRLAISKALVSDNAEVKPALRKEGFMTRDPRMVERKKFGKRKARRSFQFSKR
- the rplM gene encoding 50S ribosomal protein L13, whose product is MDHLSFKTTHVNKANAQKNWVIVDASVAPLGRVCSQIANLLRGKHKPSFTPNSDCGDNVIVINADKLHVTGKKMDEKLYIRHSGYPGGQKQRTLREQMNRDSRKAIEHAVKGMLQGNRLGAAQYRNMYVYAGTEHPHEAQQPQPYELKNL
- a CDS encoding RluA family pseudouridine synthase, whose protein sequence is MKPPKFQDLILFENDDYIVVNKPPFLATLDERIGVAPSLLRLAREYADDAQVGHRLDRDTSGALVLAKHPEAYRHISMQFENREINKVYHAVTWGAPPLEQFVVERNIETTKSGKARLAFKGKPAETRFTTLETYARHALVQAEPVTGRMHQIRLHLAYVQTPIIGDTLYGGEDFFLSSLKKKFNLKEGETEQPFIKRFALHAKELGFTGLDGAAIRIDAPYPKDFRVLVETLRQYQ
- a CDS encoding sensor histidine kinase produces the protein MNLSSRTIAVLIALLVAGVLTTFAYVVLTLPTHQAFLVAGITVAACFLLVYLAFEALIFREINGLYSRLEHIKRKEFKKLSNKFLFRPEPLQRIGDEIVQMAERRQQELDELMRLQALRREFLADVSHELKTPLFAAQGFVHTILDAEEADPANGMEPATRRRFLQRAAASLDALDALVQDLVTISQLEKGVIRMRRQRFDLVALVHELFELLEQQAQRRGTTLELFPPHLAERALPVIADRNRIRQVLINLIDNAIKYGRERDGHVIVSLTPGRNGVRVAVRDDGPGIAPEHQARIFERFYRVDKSRSRSAGGSGLGLAISKHIVEAHKSAIHIKSVLNEGTTLEFKLAKPKELKGHEHVR
- a CDS encoding response regulator transcription factor gives rise to the protein MATPAKAAPYKILVVDDDPDIVELLEFNLKKEGYATASAGDGRQALTVAQEFNPDIILLDVMMPHLDGIATCRLLREQPKFKDTYILFLTARAEEFSEVAAFEAGADDFLAKPIKPRALLSRLAAVVRRDQDPHAGVVAIDINGLRIDRTAFAVYQEGRKITLPKKEFELLAFLAAAPHKVFSRDELLQNIWGNDVFVLARTVDVHVRKVREKVGDHHIQTIKGVGYKFNAD